A stretch of Janibacter endophyticus DNA encodes these proteins:
- a CDS encoding potassium channel family protein: MHFVIMGCGRVGASLARSLERGGHDVAIVDQDPTAFHRLGPEFAGRQVAGVGFDRDTLVAAGIEDAYAFAAVSSGDNSNILAARVARETFGVEHVVARIYDPERAEIYQRLGIPTVATVRWTADQVIRRLLPQGHAPELTDASGSIVIAEVQADPSWIGRRLSEIESVTSSRVAYLTRLGEGTVPGVDTVYQDGDLLHLTIARTRVGEVERLLGRAAPPHDR; this comes from the coding sequence GTGCATTTCGTCATCATGGGATGCGGTCGCGTGGGCGCCTCGCTGGCCCGCTCGCTCGAGCGCGGTGGGCACGACGTGGCCATCGTCGACCAGGACCCCACGGCCTTCCATCGGCTCGGTCCCGAGTTCGCCGGCCGGCAGGTCGCGGGCGTCGGCTTCGACCGCGACACCCTCGTCGCGGCGGGCATCGAGGACGCCTATGCCTTCGCCGCGGTCTCGAGCGGCGACAACTCCAACATCCTCGCCGCCCGGGTGGCTCGCGAGACCTTCGGCGTCGAGCACGTCGTCGCCCGGATCTACGACCCCGAGCGGGCCGAGATCTACCAGCGCCTCGGCATCCCGACCGTCGCCACCGTCCGGTGGACCGCCGACCAGGTCATCCGCCGCCTGCTCCCCCAGGGCCACGCCCCGGAGCTCACCGACGCGTCCGGGTCGATCGTCATCGCCGAGGTCCAGGCGGACCCGTCGTGGATCGGCCGTCGGCTCAGCGAGATCGAGTCGGTCACGAGCAGCCGTGTCGCCTACCTCACCCGGCTCGGCGAGGGCACCGTCCCCGGCGTCGACACCGTCTACCAGGACGGGGACCTCCTCCATCTGACGATCGCCCGGACCCGGGTCGGTGAGGTCGAGCGGCTGCTCGGCCGCGCGGCACCGCCCCACGACCGATAG
- a CDS encoding APC family permease, producing the protein MVSSGRLLKRVLVGRAMRSDKLGETLLPKKIALPVFASDALSSVAYAPDEILLTLGMAGAALAMTHSWKVALAVAVVMLVIVLSYRQNVHAYPSGGGDYEVANTNLGPRAGLTVASALLVDYVLTVAVSVSSAVQNAGAAFTFVRGHEAVVAVVLVLLLTTMNLRGVRESGTAFALPTYLFMATVLGMALIGFVRKSTGDLPLAESAALELRPEPGYEVLGTLAMVFLLLRAFSSGASALTGVEAISNGVPAFQKPKSRNAATTLLMMGLLSVTMLLSMVTLATWTKVKFADDPHLQLYRDGEPVGESYVQDTVMGQVAKSVFDGFHPGVVLVSVVTGLILVLAANTAFNGFPVLGSILAKDGYLPRQLHTRGDRLAFSNGILILAGAAALLILIYDAEVTKLIQLYVVGVFVSFTISQIGMTRHWNRHLAIEEDPAARRSMQRKRVITVVGAVMSGTVLAVVLATKFLHGAGFAVAAMVVLFALMVGIHRHYQRVREELSVREGDTKQQLLPSRVHAIVLVSTIHKPTLRALAYAQATRPSVLEAVTVDVEPEDTSRLQAEWVRRGIPVPLKALDSPYREITRPVVDYVKSIRSGNPRDLVVVYIPQYVLGHWWEQILHNQSALRLRARLILTPGVMISSVPWQLASSEGLEERMDGPAAGDVRRGEL; encoded by the coding sequence ATCGTGTCATCTGGACGACTGCTCAAGCGGGTCCTTGTCGGGCGCGCGATGCGCAGCGACAAGCTCGGTGAGACGTTGCTCCCCAAGAAGATCGCGCTGCCGGTCTTCGCGAGCGACGCGCTCTCGTCCGTGGCCTACGCACCGGACGAGATCCTGCTGACGCTCGGCATGGCCGGCGCGGCCCTCGCGATGACCCACTCGTGGAAGGTCGCGCTCGCCGTCGCCGTGGTGATGCTCGTCATCGTCCTCAGCTACCGGCAGAACGTCCACGCCTACCCCTCCGGCGGAGGTGACTACGAGGTCGCCAACACCAACCTCGGGCCGAGGGCGGGGCTGACCGTCGCGAGCGCGCTGCTCGTCGACTACGTCCTCACGGTCGCCGTCTCGGTCTCCTCGGCGGTGCAGAACGCGGGCGCCGCCTTCACCTTCGTCCGCGGGCACGAGGCAGTCGTCGCCGTCGTCCTCGTCCTGCTCCTGACCACCATGAACCTGCGAGGGGTGCGGGAGTCGGGCACGGCCTTCGCCCTGCCCACCTACCTCTTCATGGCCACGGTCCTCGGCATGGCGCTCATCGGCTTCGTCCGCAAGAGCACCGGCGACCTGCCGCTCGCGGAGAGCGCCGCGCTCGAGCTGCGCCCGGAGCCGGGGTACGAGGTGCTCGGGACCCTCGCGATGGTCTTCCTCCTGCTGCGGGCCTTCTCCTCGGGTGCCTCCGCCCTCACCGGTGTCGAGGCGATCAGCAACGGCGTCCCGGCCTTCCAGAAGCCCAAGAGCCGCAACGCCGCGACGACCCTGCTCATGATGGGTCTGCTCTCGGTGACGATGCTCCTCTCGATGGTCACCCTCGCGACGTGGACGAAGGTGAAGTTCGCCGACGACCCGCACCTCCAGCTCTACCGGGACGGCGAGCCGGTCGGGGAGTCCTACGTCCAGGACACCGTCATGGGCCAGGTCGCGAAGTCCGTCTTCGACGGCTTCCACCCCGGCGTCGTGCTCGTCTCCGTCGTCACCGGCCTCATCCTCGTGCTCGCCGCGAACACGGCCTTCAACGGCTTCCCCGTCCTCGGGTCGATCCTCGCCAAGGACGGCTACCTCCCGCGGCAGCTGCACACGCGGGGCGACCGGCTGGCCTTCTCCAACGGCATCCTCATCCTCGCCGGTGCGGCGGCGCTGCTCATCCTCATCTACGACGCCGAGGTCACCAAGCTCATCCAGCTCTACGTCGTCGGTGTCTTCGTGAGCTTCACGATCAGCCAGATCGGCATGACCCGGCACTGGAACAGGCACCTCGCGATCGAGGAGGACCCGGCCGCCCGTCGCTCGATGCAGCGCAAGCGCGTCATCACGGTCGTCGGTGCGGTGATGTCGGGGACCGTCCTCGCGGTCGTCCTCGCGACGAAGTTCCTCCACGGCGCCGGCTTCGCGGTCGCGGCCATGGTCGTCCTCTTCGCGCTCATGGTCGGCATCCACCGGCACTACCAGCGCGTGCGTGAGGAGCTCTCCGTGCGCGAGGGAGACACGAAGCAGCAGCTGCTGCCCTCACGCGTGCACGCCATCGTCCTCGTCAGCACCATCCACAAGCCGACCCTGCGGGCGCTCGCGTACGCGCAGGCGACGCGCCCCTCGGTGCTCGAGGCCGTGACGGTCGACGTCGAGCCCGAGGACACCTCGCGCCTCCAGGCCGAGTGGGTCCGGCGCGGGATCCCGGTGCCGCTCAAGGCGCTCGACTCGCCCTACCGCGAGATCACCCGCCCGGTCGTCGACTACGTGAAGTCGATCCGCTCGGGCAACCCTCGCGACCTCGTCGTCGTCTACATCCCGCAGTACGTCCTGGGACACTGGTGGGAGCAGATCTTGCACAACCAGAGCGCCCTGCGGCTGCGGGCGCGGCTCATCCTCACCCCAGGAGTCATGATCAGCTCGGTGCCGTGGCAGCTCGCCAGCTCGGAGGGCCTCGAGGAGCGGATGGACGGCCCGGCCGCGGGCGACGTCCGCCGGGGCGAGCTGTGA
- a CDS encoding class I SAM-dependent RNA methyltransferase: MTPPGADLTVGDEVVVDVGPVAHGGHCVARHEGRVIFVRHTIPGERVRARITEGGEGDRFLRADAVEILTASEHRVPVRCPVAGPGLCGGCDLQHVSTAHQRVLKAEVVAEQLSRLGRVDREVVVEPLADEDGLRYRTRVEVAVGEGGGSPFVGLRRHRSHDLVPIEDCPIAHPRVGEGIAAAAEDARGRELTGIAAVDVVAASAEEDVVLVEVPADGRTERITVRERVATRAGERELTVDARGFWQVHVDAPRAFVEAVLEAAAIEPGDRVLDLYAGVGLLSLPLAEATGPDGQLIAVESDDLALAHLEANLAAQPQALAVAGRVDDLLGVPRKSRRRDKRSRPPARSHLLPPTADVIVLDPPRTGAGRGVVEALVAMRPRCLVYVACDPAALGRDTGTLGELGYELRGLRALDAFPMTHHVECVATFEPPSGRP, translated from the coding sequence GTGACGCCCCCGGGTGCGGACCTCACCGTCGGTGACGAGGTCGTCGTCGACGTTGGTCCCGTCGCGCACGGCGGCCACTGCGTGGCCCGCCACGAGGGCCGCGTGATCTTCGTGCGGCACACCATCCCCGGCGAGCGGGTCCGTGCCCGGATCACCGAAGGGGGAGAGGGTGACCGATTCCTGCGGGCCGACGCCGTCGAGATCCTCACCGCCTCCGAGCATCGCGTCCCGGTGCGCTGCCCCGTGGCCGGCCCGGGCCTCTGCGGCGGCTGCGACCTCCAGCACGTGAGCACCGCCCACCAACGCGTCCTCAAGGCCGAGGTCGTCGCGGAGCAGCTGAGCCGGCTCGGCCGGGTCGATCGTGAGGTCGTCGTCGAGCCGCTGGCCGACGAGGACGGGCTGCGGTACCGGACCCGGGTCGAGGTGGCTGTGGGCGAAGGGGGAGGATCCCCCTTCGTCGGTCTGCGGCGGCACCGCAGCCACGACCTCGTCCCGATCGAGGACTGCCCGATCGCCCACCCGAGGGTGGGTGAGGGGATCGCCGCCGCCGCCGAGGACGCCCGGGGGCGTGAGCTGACCGGGATCGCGGCCGTGGACGTCGTCGCGGCGAGCGCCGAGGAGGACGTCGTCCTCGTCGAGGTCCCGGCCGACGGGCGGACCGAGCGGATCACGGTGCGAGAGCGGGTCGCCACCCGGGCGGGGGAGCGCGAGCTGACCGTCGACGCCCGCGGCTTCTGGCAGGTCCACGTCGACGCCCCGCGGGCGTTCGTCGAGGCCGTCCTCGAGGCGGCGGCGATCGAGCCCGGCGACCGGGTGCTCGACCTCTACGCCGGGGTCGGGCTGCTCTCGCTGCCGCTCGCCGAGGCGACCGGGCCCGACGGCCAGCTCATCGCGGTCGAGTCCGACGACCTCGCCCTCGCGCACCTCGAGGCCAACCTCGCCGCGCAGCCGCAGGCGCTCGCCGTCGCCGGGCGGGTCGACGACCTCCTCGGGGTGCCGAGAAAGAGCCGTCGGCGCGACAAGCGGTCCCGGCCACCGGCCCGCTCGCACCTGCTGCCGCCGACCGCCGACGTCATCGTGCTCGACCCCCCACGGACGGGAGCGGGCCGTGGCGTCGTCGAGGCACTCGTCGCGATGCGACCCCGATGTCTCGTCTACGTCGCGTGCGACCCGGCGGCGCTCGGCCGCGACACCGGCACGCTCGGCGAGCTCGGCTACGAGCTCAGGGGGCTGCGCGCCCTCGACGCCTTCCCGATGACGCACCACGTGGAGTGCGTGGCAACCTTCGAGCCGCCGTCCGGCCGACCCTGA
- the acnA gene encoding aconitate hydratase AcnA, producing the protein MASADTFGAKGELNVGGRSYEIYRLSEVEGSESLPYSLKVLLENLLRTEDGANVTADHINALGQWDETAEPDTEIQFTPSRVLMQDFTGVPCIVDLATMREAVADLGGNPAKINPLAPAELVIDHSVQIDIFGRRDAFERNVDFEYGRNEERYQFLRWGQTAFDDFKVVPPGTGIVHQVNIEHLARVVFDRDGVAYPDTCVGTDSHTTMENGLGVLGWGVGGIEAEAAMLGQPISMLIPRVVGFKLTGEIPPAATATDVVLTITQMLREHGVVGKFVEFYGEGVSAVPLANRATIGNMSPEFGSTCAIFPIDDVTIDYLRLTGRSEEQLALVEAYAKEQGMWLDGSAEPRFSEKLELDLSTVVPSIAGPKRPQDRIVLTDAKQQFALDVKNYGVEGDLRSAPVAASGGEHEHGQLELKDGAVVISSITSCTNTSNPSVMMAAAMLAKNAVEKGLQVKPWVKTSMAPGSQVVTDYYEKAGMWPYLEKLGYHLVGYGCTTCIGNSGPLPEEISKTINDNDLAVTSVLSGNRNFEGRINPDVKMNYLASPPLVIAYALAGTMDFDFDTEPLGQDGEGNDVFLKDIWPAPVDVERTIQESITQEMFTKGYADVFAGDERWKGLDTPEGDTFEWAQDSTYVRKAPYFDGMEQEPAPVEDISGARVLALLGDSVTTDHISPAGAIKADSPAGKYLAEHGVDKKDFNSYGSRRGNHEVMIRGTFANIRLKNLLLDGVEGGFTRNFLADGEQTTIFEASQAYQEAGVPLVILAGKEYGSGSSRDWAAKGTTLLGVKAVIAESYERIHRSNLIGMGVVPLQFPNGDTADSLGLDGTETFDIAGIAELNEGRTPKTVKVTATKESGETVTFDAVVRIDTPGEADYYRNGGILQYVLRSLVKA; encoded by the coding sequence GTGGCGAGTGCAGACACCTTCGGTGCGAAGGGCGAGCTCAACGTCGGTGGCAGGTCCTACGAGATCTACCGGCTCTCGGAGGTGGAGGGCTCGGAGTCGCTGCCGTACAGCCTCAAGGTCCTCCTCGAGAACCTGCTGCGGACCGAGGACGGTGCCAACGTCACCGCCGACCACATCAACGCGCTCGGCCAGTGGGACGAGACCGCCGAGCCGGACACCGAGATCCAGTTCACCCCCTCCCGTGTCCTCATGCAGGACTTCACCGGCGTGCCGTGCATCGTCGACCTCGCCACCATGCGTGAGGCCGTCGCCGACCTCGGTGGCAACCCGGCGAAGATCAACCCGCTCGCCCCCGCCGAGCTCGTCATCGACCACTCGGTGCAGATCGACATCTTCGGTCGCCGCGACGCCTTCGAGCGCAACGTCGACTTCGAGTACGGCCGTAACGAGGAGCGCTACCAGTTCCTGCGCTGGGGCCAGACCGCCTTCGACGACTTCAAGGTCGTCCCCCCGGGCACCGGCATCGTCCACCAGGTCAACATCGAGCACCTCGCGCGCGTCGTCTTCGACCGTGACGGCGTCGCCTACCCCGACACCTGCGTCGGCACCGACAGCCACACGACGATGGAGAACGGCCTCGGCGTCCTCGGTTGGGGCGTCGGCGGCATCGAGGCCGAGGCCGCGATGCTCGGACAGCCGATCTCGATGCTCATCCCGCGCGTCGTCGGCTTCAAGCTCACTGGCGAGATCCCGCCGGCCGCCACCGCGACCGACGTCGTCCTGACGATCACCCAGATGCTGCGCGAGCACGGTGTCGTCGGCAAGTTCGTCGAGTTCTACGGCGAGGGCGTCTCCGCGGTGCCGCTCGCCAACCGCGCGACGATCGGCAACATGAGCCCCGAGTTCGGCTCGACCTGCGCGATCTTCCCGATCGACGACGTCACCATCGACTACCTGCGCCTCACCGGCCGCTCCGAGGAGCAGCTCGCCCTCGTCGAGGCCTACGCCAAGGAGCAGGGCATGTGGCTCGACGGCTCCGCCGAGCCGCGCTTCTCCGAGAAGCTCGAGCTCGACCTCTCCACCGTCGTCCCCTCCATCGCCGGCCCGAAGCGTCCGCAGGACCGCATCGTCCTCACCGACGCCAAGCAGCAGTTCGCGCTCGACGTCAAGAACTACGGCGTCGAGGGTGACCTGCGCTCCGCGCCCGTCGCCGCCAGCGGTGGGGAGCACGAGCACGGCCAGCTCGAGCTCAAGGACGGCGCCGTCGTCATCTCCTCGATCACCTCGTGCACCAACACCTCGAACCCCTCGGTGATGATGGCCGCCGCCATGCTCGCCAAGAACGCCGTCGAGAAGGGCCTGCAGGTCAAGCCCTGGGTCAAGACCTCGATGGCCCCGGGCTCGCAGGTCGTCACCGACTACTACGAGAAGGCCGGCATGTGGCCCTACCTCGAGAAGCTCGGCTACCACCTCGTCGGCTACGGCTGCACGACGTGCATCGGCAACTCCGGCCCGCTGCCGGAGGAGATCTCCAAGACGATCAACGACAACGACCTCGCGGTCACCTCGGTCCTCTCCGGCAACCGGAACTTCGAGGGCCGGATCAACCCCGACGTCAAGATGAACTACCTCGCCTCGCCGCCGCTCGTGATCGCGTACGCGCTCGCCGGGACGATGGACTTCGACTTCGACACCGAGCCGCTCGGCCAGGACGGCGAGGGCAACGACGTCTTCCTCAAGGACATCTGGCCCGCCCCGGTCGACGTCGAGCGGACGATCCAGGAGTCGATCACCCAGGAGATGTTCACCAAGGGCTACGCCGACGTCTTCGCCGGCGACGAGCGCTGGAAGGGCCTCGACACCCCCGAGGGCGACACCTTCGAGTGGGCGCAGGACTCGACCTACGTCCGCAAGGCGCCGTACTTCGACGGCATGGAGCAGGAGCCGGCCCCGGTCGAGGACATCTCCGGCGCCCGCGTCCTCGCGCTGCTCGGCGACTCGGTGACCACCGACCACATCAGCCCCGCTGGTGCGATCAAGGCCGACAGCCCGGCGGGCAAGTACCTCGCGGAGCACGGCGTCGACAAGAAGGACTTCAACTCGTACGGCTCGCGCCGTGGCAACCACGAGGTGATGATCCGCGGCACCTTCGCCAACATCCGGCTGAAGAACCTCCTCCTCGACGGCGTCGAGGGCGGCTTCACGCGCAACTTCCTCGCCGACGGTGAGCAGACGACGATCTTCGAGGCGTCGCAGGCCTACCAGGAGGCGGGCGTCCCGCTCGTCATCCTCGCCGGCAAGGAGTACGGCTCGGGCTCCTCCCGTGACTGGGCGGCCAAGGGCACGACCCTCCTCGGGGTCAAGGCGGTCATCGCCGAGTCCTACGAGCGGATCCACCGCTCCAACCTCATCGGCATGGGCGTCGTCCCGCTCCAGTTCCCCAACGGGGACACCGCGGACAGCCTCGGCCTCGACGGCACCGAGACCTTCGACATCGCCGGCATCGCCGAGCTCAACGAGGGCCGGACGCCTAAGACGGTCAAGGTCACGGCGACCAAGGAGTCGGGCGAGACCGTCACCTTCGACGCGGTCGTGCGGATCGACACCCCCGGGGAGGCGGACTACTACCGCAACGGCGGCATCCTCCAGTACGTCCTCCGCTCGCTCGTCAAGGCCTGA
- a CDS encoding NAD(P)H-dependent flavin oxidoreductase, producing MTTWLDDVRSGHRVPVVQAPMAGASDARLAAAVSAAGALGTVAFAYGATPEDVATLSRAAGEGGPFGIGLMAWQLGESPEVLDAAVAQGPALLSISFGDPTPWVGRARALDPDIQLTCQVGTRDEALRALDAGVDLLVARGSEGGGHGRGGVSTLVLLQEVLDLAGKVPVLAAGGIATARGMAAVLAAGALGAWVGTPFAACAESPFAEAYRAAMIAAGSDGTTYTRVFDVAQRLDWPEVYGGRALRNATTERWDGRVGELVETIAAGDPDGVTEGVRAARAAADPQVAPVYAGQSVGLLVGHRTAAEVVAELGRGRVLLREAAARLPGAGTA from the coding sequence ATGACGACATGGCTCGACGATGTCCGCAGCGGCCACCGGGTGCCGGTGGTCCAGGCGCCGATGGCCGGAGCCAGCGACGCCCGGCTGGCCGCCGCGGTCTCGGCGGCGGGGGCGCTGGGCACGGTCGCCTTCGCGTACGGCGCGACGCCAGAGGACGTCGCGACGCTCTCCCGTGCGGCCGGGGAGGGGGGCCCCTTCGGGATCGGTCTCATGGCCTGGCAGCTCGGCGAGAGTCCCGAGGTCCTCGACGCGGCGGTCGCGCAGGGGCCGGCGCTGCTGTCGATCAGCTTCGGCGACCCGACGCCCTGGGTGGGTCGTGCCCGTGCGCTCGACCCTGACATCCAGCTGACCTGCCAGGTCGGCACGCGGGACGAGGCGCTCCGGGCGCTCGACGCGGGGGTCGACCTCCTTGTGGCCCGGGGGAGCGAAGGGGGCGGCCACGGCCGGGGCGGGGTCTCGACCCTCGTCCTCCTCCAGGAGGTCCTCGACCTCGCGGGCAAGGTCCCGGTGCTCGCCGCCGGCGGGATCGCGACGGCCCGCGGGATGGCGGCGGTCCTCGCCGCGGGCGCGCTGGGTGCCTGGGTCGGCACGCCCTTCGCCGCGTGCGCCGAGAGCCCCTTCGCCGAGGCGTACCGAGCGGCGATGATCGCCGCGGGCTCGGACGGTACGACGTACACACGGGTCTTCGACGTCGCCCAGCGGCTCGACTGGCCCGAGGTCTACGGGGGGCGGGCGCTGCGCAACGCCACGACCGAGCGCTGGGACGGACGCGTCGGCGAGCTCGTGGAGACGATCGCGGCCGGTGACCCCGACGGCGTCACGGAGGGCGTGCGCGCCGCACGAGCCGCCGCGGACCCCCAGGTCGCGCCGGTCTATGCCGGCCAGTCGGTCGGCCTCCTCGTCGGGCACCGGACGGCTGCCGAGGTCGTCGCCGAGCTCGGCCGAGGGCGGGTGCTCCTCCGGGAGGCGGCGGCCCGCCTCCCGGGGGCTGGGACGGCCTAG
- a CDS encoding SDR family oxidoreductase, producing MSERTSAGRPVALVTGGSRGIGRAVCDALAPTHALLVGGRDEAAVDRVVEELRAKGAQAHPFVVELTDDDSTAAAVEALAPSLEDGLDVLVHSAGVARTGALAELTREDWAHQYDVNVVAVADLTRRLLPALRAAGGTVVAINSGSGHRSGPGGGSYSASKFALRALTDALREEERGRVRVVSIHPGRVDTDMQVELQSAHGRGYVAEDHLSAASVAEAVRYAVLAPAEAMVEELTIRPVRTEVSGERATTKG from the coding sequence ATGAGCGAGCGCACCTCTGCCGGACGTCCCGTCGCCCTCGTCACCGGCGGCAGCCGGGGGATCGGCCGGGCCGTCTGCGACGCCCTCGCACCGACCCATGCGCTCCTCGTCGGGGGGCGTGACGAGGCGGCCGTGGACCGGGTCGTCGAGGAGCTGCGGGCGAAGGGGGCCCAGGCTCACCCCTTCGTCGTCGAGCTCACCGACGACGACTCGACGGCCGCCGCGGTGGAGGCCCTCGCACCCTCTCTCGAGGACGGTCTCGACGTCCTCGTCCACAGCGCTGGGGTCGCCCGGACCGGGGCGCTCGCCGAGCTGACCCGCGAGGACTGGGCGCACCAGTACGACGTCAACGTCGTCGCGGTCGCCGACCTCACCCGCCGGCTGCTGCCCGCGCTGCGTGCCGCCGGCGGCACCGTCGTCGCGATCAACTCCGGATCGGGGCACCGATCCGGCCCCGGCGGCGGGTCCTACTCCGCCTCGAAGTTCGCCCTGCGTGCCCTCACCGACGCGCTGCGCGAGGAGGAGCGCGGGCGGGTACGGGTCGTCTCGATCCACCCCGGTCGGGTCGACACCGACATGCAGGTCGAGCTCCAGTCCGCCCACGGTCGCGGCTACGTCGCCGAGGACCACCTCTCCGCGGCATCGGTGGCCGAGGCGGTCCGCTACGCGGTGCTCGCACCGGCAGAGGCGATGGTCGAGGAGCTCACGATCCGGCCGGTGCGCACCGAGGTCTCGGGCGAGCGGGCGACGACCAAGGGGTGA
- the dxs gene encoding 1-deoxy-D-xylulose-5-phosphate synthase, with protein MTDLERIRGPRDLDGMTPEELATLAHDIRGFLVREVSRTGGHLGPNLGVVELTMALHRVFDSPRDTLVFDTGHQSYVHKILTGRTDFSGLRTRGGLSGYPSRAESAHDVVENSHASTSLSWAEGIAKGYRLKGEDRHAVAVIGDGALTGGMAWEALNNIASDKDLPLVIVVNDNERSYAPTIGGLADHLAMLRTNRQYEQVLDWGKEKLSKTPVVGRTAYQAFHSMKKGAKDFWAPQGMFEDLGIKYLGPVDGHDMASLEQALRRAKAFGGPVLVHVITQKGRGYEHAVNDVADQFHGIGKINPETGLPLEIAGRSWTDEFSDEMVALGAERDDIVAITAAMMMPVGLQPFADAYPDRIFDVGIAEQHATTMAAGLAFAGMHPVVAIYATFLNRAFDQLLMDCAMHKAGVTFVLDRSGVTGPDGASHHGMWDMSLASIVPGLRLAAPRDGAQIRACLREAVAVDDAPTIVRFPKGTVAEPIAALTTVDGVDVLHGDADVDPDVLLVSVGAMAPTVISAAEKLAADGRTVLAVDPRWVLPVPDALLDMAARAGTVAVVEDGNVAGGVGSEVARAAAERGLTVPVVRMGLPKEFIDHASRGQVLEDARLTPDGVVERLTTTP; from the coding sequence GTGACGGACCTGGAGCGCATCCGCGGACCCCGCGACCTCGACGGCATGACGCCGGAGGAGCTCGCGACCCTCGCGCACGACATCCGCGGCTTCCTCGTCCGTGAGGTCTCGCGCACCGGGGGTCACCTCGGCCCGAACCTCGGCGTCGTCGAGCTGACGATGGCGCTGCACCGGGTCTTCGACAGCCCGCGCGACACGCTCGTCTTCGATACCGGTCACCAGTCGTACGTCCACAAGATCCTCACCGGTCGCACCGACTTCTCCGGGCTGCGGACCCGTGGCGGGCTCTCCGGCTACCCGAGCCGCGCCGAGTCCGCGCACGACGTCGTCGAGAACAGCCACGCGTCGACCTCCCTCTCGTGGGCCGAGGGGATCGCGAAGGGGTACCGCCTCAAGGGCGAGGACCGGCACGCCGTCGCCGTCATCGGTGACGGTGCGCTCACCGGCGGCATGGCCTGGGAGGCGCTGAACAACATCGCCTCCGACAAGGACCTCCCGCTCGTCATCGTCGTCAACGACAACGAGCGCTCCTACGCCCCGACGATCGGCGGCCTCGCCGACCACCTCGCGATGCTGCGGACCAACCGGCAGTACGAGCAGGTCCTCGACTGGGGCAAGGAGAAGCTGTCGAAGACCCCCGTCGTCGGGCGCACCGCGTACCAGGCGTTCCACTCGATGAAGAAGGGCGCCAAGGACTTCTGGGCGCCGCAGGGGATGTTCGAGGACCTCGGCATCAAGTACCTCGGCCCGGTCGACGGGCACGACATGGCCTCGCTCGAGCAGGCGCTGCGGCGGGCCAAGGCCTTCGGTGGTCCGGTGCTCGTCCACGTGATCACCCAGAAGGGTCGCGGCTACGAGCACGCCGTCAACGACGTCGCCGACCAGTTCCACGGCATCGGCAAGATCAACCCCGAGACGGGCCTGCCGCTCGAGATCGCCGGTCGCAGCTGGACCGACGAGTTCTCCGACGAGATGGTCGCGCTCGGCGCCGAGCGCGACGACATCGTCGCGATCACCGCGGCGATGATGATGCCGGTCGGGCTGCAGCCCTTCGCCGACGCCTACCCGGACCGGATCTTCGACGTCGGCATCGCCGAGCAGCACGCGACGACGATGGCGGCCGGGCTCGCCTTCGCCGGGATGCACCCGGTCGTCGCGATCTACGCGACCTTCCTCAACCGCGCCTTCGACCAGCTGCTCATGGACTGCGCGATGCACAAGGCCGGGGTCACCTTCGTCCTCGACCGCTCCGGTGTCACCGGGCCGGACGGCGCGAGCCACCACGGCATGTGGGACATGTCGCTCGCCTCGATCGTGCCCGGGCTGCGGCTCGCCGCGCCGCGGGACGGCGCGCAGATCCGGGCCTGCCTGCGTGAGGCAGTCGCGGTGGACGACGCCCCGACGATCGTGCGCTTCCCGAAGGGGACGGTGGCCGAGCCGATCGCGGCGCTCACGACCGTCGACGGCGTCGACGTGCTCCACGGCGACGCCGACGTCGACCCGGACGTCCTGCTCGTGTCGGTCGGTGCGATGGCGCCCACGGTCATCTCCGCGGCGGAGAAGCTCGCCGCCGACGGCCGCACCGTGCTCGCGGTCGACCCCCGCTGGGTGCTCCCCGTGCCGGATGCGCTGCTGGACATGGCTGCCCGCGCCGGGACGGTCGCGGTCGTCGAGGACGGCAACGTCGCCGGCGGCGTCGGCTCCGAGGTGGCCCGGGCGGCCGCCGAGCGCGGCCTCACGGTGCCGGTGGTGCGGATGGGCCTGCCCAAGGAGTTCATCGACCACGCCTCCCGCGGCCAGGTCCTCGAGGACGCCCGCCTCACCCCCGACGGCGTCGTCGAGCGCCTCACGACGACCCCGTGA